From the genome of Pelosinus fermentans DSM 17108:
TGCGCAACTTTCAGCAGAATTTATTATCGATTGAAACCTTTAAGTCCTTTCATCATTATTTTGATAAAATGAAAAAAGAAATTCAACAGCAAAATGAATCTGTTAAACGTGCTGATGAATATAGACAAGAATGTTTAAAGAACCTTGAAGAAGCAGTAAAAAGTCATAAAGTTGTAGAAAAATTTCGCGAGAAAAAAATACAAGATTATCAAGCAGAATTACTAAAAGAAGAGCAAAAAATATTAGATGAAATAGGATTACAGCTTTATGTAAGAGAAAAGTAGGGTGAGTAAATGGAGAGTATAAGCAAAGTTTTACAACGGATTAATACCATTGAACAACGATTTAATCATTCTTCTGTGAGTGGGCATGATTTTTCTGCTGTGCTGTCAGGGGCTCAAGCAAATGACTCTATACATGGGAAAAACTTTGCTTCCGATGATATTAGTAAAATTATTGATTATACAGCTAAAAAATATGGAGTCGATTCTAAGCTGGTTATGGCTGTTGCCAAAGTAGAGTCTAATTTATCACCGGATGTAGTTTCATCGGCTGGCGCTGTGGGTGTAATGCAATTAATGCCTGAAACTGCGCAAGGATTGGGTGTTCGTAATTGTAAAGATCCACGTGACAATATTGATGGTGGTGTTCGTTATCTGAAGCAATTAATTACCTCTTTTGATGGTGATATAACGAAGGCAGTAGCTGCTTATAATGCAGGACCCCAGGCCGTAACAAAATATAATGGTATTCCTCCTTACACAGAAACAAAAGATTATGTAGCTAAAGTAATGGCATTAGTGAAATAACATGAATTACATGGGTGAAACAGTCTTCAAAGGTAGGTAACAATATGGCAA
Proteins encoded in this window:
- the fliJ gene encoding flagellar export protein FliJ; amino-acid sequence: MKSFKFRLEALLKFRKMQEEQAQISFWQATNQFRIEKEELAKLEENVLENMNLLRNFQQNLLSIETFKSFHHYFDKMKKEIQQQNESVKRADEYRQECLKNLEEAVKSHKVVEKFREKKIQDYQAELLKEEQKILDEIGLQLYVREK
- a CDS encoding lytic transglycosylase domain-containing protein yields the protein MESISKVLQRINTIEQRFNHSSVSGHDFSAVLSGAQANDSIHGKNFASDDISKIIDYTAKKYGVDSKLVMAVAKVESNLSPDVVSSAGAVGVMQLMPETAQGLGVRNCKDPRDNIDGGVRYLKQLITSFDGDITKAVAAYNAGPQAVTKYNGIPPYTETKDYVAKVMALVK